The Amphiura filiformis chromosome 6, Afil_fr2py, whole genome shotgun sequence genome segment aaagaaactgaaaactcaccttttcagttagcttctttcttgttccttctgtGTTTTTTTCCCATCTTTTCTCTCCTTGTTCAtcgctttgataaattttaaaggcgctataatatctttatgtatgtatgtatccttTCAGAAATATTTTGATCAATCAACTGAGAATGGCTACCGGTGTTGAACCACATGTTCGTGCTGCTGCGGCTACAATTCTTGGCCTCATCTTTATACCGTGGCTGATCACTGACCCTCACTGGCGTAATGTCTTACTAGGGTTTGTTGGTCTTTATGTTCTCTACGTAATGACCGAAAGAGACGAAATGCTACTGCCTGGAAAGAAACCTATTTTTATAACAGGTAATATTTCCCATGAAATCTGTATTTTAAGTTTTATTTAATATAACAGGTTAGAAACCCCAGTAAAATAGAAACACGGAGGATGAGgaacaaaatcacaaaattggGTTAGCCTAGGAAATTGGTGTATTATAACTATTAATGTGTGTGGAATTCCATATATATGAACCTTCTGGACCTTCTGAATGTTTAGTCAGCAGGGCGGTTTTCCGCAAGTCGCTAACTTGTGTGGGTTGAAAGAAAAAAGAGTAAAGCTACAGTTCCAGTACAATTACATATTGATGATATTATAACTGTTTAGTTATTCAACGTGGCGTACATGTATATCTAAAGATTAAATTCTGAGTTCAAATACTATATTATTTCCAGGGTGTGACAGTGGCTTCGGTCATGGAATGGCCAAATATTTCGATCGTCAAGGTTTTCGGGTATTTGCTGGATGTCTCACATCTGAAGGTGAAGGAGCTAAAGAGTTACAATCAACTTGCTCCGAGAGGCTCAAGGTTCTACAACTCGATGTTACCAAGGATGAGCAGGTGGAGGAGGCATTTCAGGAAGTTAAGAAAGATTTAGATGGCGAAGGTAAATTTGAATGTGCAtttactattttttttctaattctAATGTGACAATTATTATTGTATGCCATATAATCCAGCGAATCGCATACCATTTATTACGTTGTAAAATCATCGTCAACAATATAactttattatcatcatcatcatcatcatcatcatcatcatcatcatcatcatcatcatcatcatcatcattatcattatcatatcattatcatcatgTCATCATTATCGCCCGGCATTAtcgtcatcatcgttatcatcatcgtcatcgtgaATTTCCGTAGTGAGAGCCAAAAAGAGTATACAAAGAGACAACTATTAAGTATTACacacaatgaacatgatgaaggaattatttccattttgttttctTCAGGTCTATGGGGATTGGTCAATAACGCAGGTATACTTCAGTTCTCAGAGGTTGAGTTGACTCCCATTCGTGTATTTCAACAGCACTTTGACGTTAACTGTTTGGGTCAGGTTCGCATGGTGAAGGCTTTCTTACCATTAATAAAGCGCACTAAAGGAAGGATTGTCAACGTGTGCAGTATCAATGGTAAGTTTATGATAAAAGAACGTGTCTTTCTAGGAACCCTATGTTGAGCACTAATACATTTAACGCAACCGCAGTTAACCTGTGTTATAGCCCATTTAAAGATACATGTTTCTTTCCATTTTTGTATGAGCTTTGCGCCGGGGCTTTGCGACGGAAAGCATGAATAAAATGAAACTAAATGACGTACATAATATAATCTAGTAAATCTAGGttgaatttgttttaatgttttcaGCTCGACAATATATGAGCATGTTTGCACCATACGATATATCCAAAGCTGGCGTCGAGGTGTTTTCTGATGTATTGAGACTTGAGATGAGAAAGTGGGGTGTGAAAGTGTCCACTATTTTCCCCGCCGCTTTTGATACAAGTAAGTTCTAAGTGCCCGGATTCGAATATTATTTCGAAAAGTCAATGTTGAtgctaataacatgaataatgataTTACAAAATGACGACACTGTTCAGTGCTGCTGTTGGTGATAAAGACTGActgcaatgatgatgatgatgatgatgatgatgatgatgaataatgacgatgatgaaaaTGATAATGATTGGGGATAAAGACTGGCTGAAATGATGACGATAACGATGATAATGATAATCGTTAAGTGTATAAACACGACCATTTAGTCTTACATATTTAAGGTGTGTTCAATTCTTTTGTAATGACAGATTTGACGAAGTTTACCAGTCGTCAGCAAAACTATATGGACGAAATCAAGGAATCACTCAACGAGTCACAAAGGATGTTTTACAATGATCACTACTTTAAAACAGTAATGGAACGAAGTACCAAGCTTCAAGCACCAAAAGATGGCGACATCTTTTCCGTCGTGTCATCTGATTATTCTCCGATATATCACGCAGTAGATGATGCCCTATTGTCACGATCGCCAAAGGCCCGATACCTGGCGGGATTCGGGGCACGTTTTGTTATGCTGCTGATGACACACTTTCCAAACTGGTTCCTTGATTTGTTCCTTACATCTACGACGTTAACCTATCGTGAGAAGGGATTGGAACCCGCGGCAAGTCTAAAATCTCTGAAGTCAGAATGATTTAAGACAAAGATGTTCTTCTGTACAAAATAATGGGAAATATCCACAACATTTAATATACGTACATTATTTTATAGTTGAACTAGTCTGTTTGAAGCGTTTGACAtaaattctatgaaattctaaacAGGTGATTTGAAGAATGACACTATAATACATTTAATGTAGAAGAAAATGGCGTCAAGTTTGGTACCATAATAGTTCTACATGGTTGCTCTTTTCAAATGTGTATTTTGATTGTTTGTACGATGAACTTATTGCGAGACACGAAGGTTCAACATTGTAAAGAgactttgggacaccctgcatATGAACGTTGCTAAATAAATCGAAAGATGTTAAGGCGTCAGGCACCTAAAAAAcaaacattaaatttgtaattcTTTAGCTCTGAAATCGAAACAAGTCTATTGCATCGATAAGGAAATTAATAGCCAGTCATTATTTATACAAATTATAGAGTTTTGCAGTTGCCAAAACcgatttgaagaaaacttactcgTTTTTCTCgttgacagtttcgtcagtgagccgCTGACTTTATCAtatcttgttgttgttgtaatgatGCAACatctgatgactggcgggaagttatgtcacttccggtagcgatgtGACTTAGATTGTAggtcacgtgtatgatccactTTTCCCGTCATTAAAATACGAAGAAACGTAATAAAGCCTGAATGGAGACACCTGTGATCATTAAAAGGCCCATAGATCAAAAACTGTAGCTCACAGACATTCATTGTCATTAACTTTGTTCCAAACAACTAGATTGACACAATGACACACTTTTTAAGTCAATAAAGTATATATTtattttccccatgcaaaaattacattttaaagtcaaaatggccatAATAGCACAAAAATacgatttttgtcatttttttatattttagagttgtgctgtgacatttttattcaacaatgttggtaatccatgtgacatgtaacatctacaatagaaatgaaatttctactcaatttatctTTAAAAtgacagctattttaatatttaacattttggggcaaaataaccctaaataactcctaaatgggaaaagtaaaacatgggaactttttggatataaaTTTAGACAtatctttactcttgatttgttgtgttttcatgttctgcccaagaggggactacggaagtgaaagataaatgcccatgtctcaTAGTCTACCAATTTGGTTACGCGTAACCGAATTGGCTCGGAGGAGACTACTCTTCATGTAATGTACGTCTGGCTgtacgagccagcattttaccaacacgtTTTGTCTTTTTTCGGgagaaattcaaataaaaaaattgcaacgagtgtcaacttgtaatgaaataattattctcttcgaatggagttaagcttgtttttgcaatagatatgccctatAAGGGGtttcctaatcctaacctaaaatatcttaaaagacattttaggttaggattagggttatgtttaAGGTTAAGGCTAGAGTTAGTAGGTTAGCATCCCGGGTTAGCATAGTCGTTACAACACATTTTTGCGTGTCCCGATGTATAGGTCACGTGTGTAAGCTTGTGTACTTTGCAACAGTAAATTTTAATGCAAAATTGTTAAGAGATTGCTGATATCAGAGTTTCTTGAAAAATAGTCCAGTGAATATACCGCGCTTGCTGAGAACCTTTGACCCCGGACGTGCATTTTATATTTGTGCATGGTGTTTGTTTGGTGTATGCGAGAAAAACTGGTGGACTGGTATACATGTGATTGAAAGCCAGAGTAGTATGCTAATAATAAGGAATACGTTGGAGCTATTCAAGGTAtgtttgagattttttatacAAATCATTACACATAATAGCCTACGCGCAGTTAAAGGCGCGGTGTAAAAATGTGTTATTATAGATAACATGAATTTTCCTAGATTGAAGCATATGTTAACATACAGTACTCATGGATTAAGCTTGCATAAATTTCTTGTCTAAAAAGCATATAGGCTATATTAGCAGTAAATAATGTTGTATGCCCCCTATTTTAGGTCAATCTTGTAGACAGAAAGATATAACCTAGCCTAATTTATACAGGCCCGGTCTGCACTGTTTTATAGAGTGCTATTTTCCCACTTTACAAGCTGTACGAATCTTAATCCTCATGGTGTATTTGTCCTACATTCTGGAAGAGGTTCATTTGGATAGTTCAATATTCAATTGTAGCTAAAGTTCTATAAAGCATATCCACgtacaaagtactcacattttatggagactcgacgtttcgaaaccttcttgtctggtttcctaatcatgagtgatgacttgatccagcaacactggtggtgtttttgtgtgtaggggtgtgtatggggtggggtgtatgtgggaggggtgtgtgtgggaggggtatgattttctttaaaaaatgaataaataaaactaGGAAGATTATTAGCATATCAAAATCCTTTCCTAGTGCCTTTGTGTACAGAATGATAGGTTATGAGTGAAACAACAAGAAGATGAAAACAATATCGACAAGTTGTAAaatgaagaaaaggaagaaaacagATGaacaaccaccccccccccaaaaaaaacccagacAGCGTAAAAAACCCAATTTGTTATCAAAACGAACTTTGATAAGGTACTTATTGTACAGTGTATATTTAGAATATTGTGGCTATTTTAGGAATAGCCAATATCCACGGATGCTATACATGGCCTGTTATCATGGCTATCTTCGAGATAGCCATGATAACAGCCTATAAAGTAAGTATGTGTGTATTTATGAAATCTGAATCTGCACACCTTCGGCGCTACAACCTACAACAAAGCGTTTATGAGAGatgtaaaaaaaaacaacaaatagaATAAGATCATGATTTTTAAACACATGTAGGGCACGTATAGTTTCATCAATAATTGTCTAATTGTATGTTTACTGTCTTCATGATCTTACACCCGGATCTTCTACAGAAACAGAGTACAGAAGAAACATAATGTCAACGGAGCCACACGTTCGTGCTGCTGCTGCTACAATTCTTGGCCTCATCTTTATACCGTGGCTGATCACTGACCCTCACTGGCGTAATGTATTACTAGGATTTGTTGGTCTTTATGTCCTCTACGTGATGACCGAAAGAGATGAAATGTTACTGCCTGGAAAGAAAGCTATTTTTATAACAGGTGAGgcctggggggggggcactccaactttggaggtgacgcgtatagggctgttaagacccccccttttcagcatcgccgtcacccaaagaccccatatttttttgcgaacacatgctctgtcacccaaagacccttacaagttcaattttaacagcaattttcatttatcactgattttgttacttatttagaactagaaattcaattttcgaggtttctgcggcgctgtttcggctctcacccaaagattccatttaaaaaaaaggtcatgttcttacccaatgaccccatattttttacattttgctctcaccgaatgccaaaaattatgctctcacccaatgaccccatattttttacatcttgctctcaccgaatgccccttagtgcgaaagtgccagccctacacctatatccatttcatattgaagtgcccctcgGGAGGTGAGGCCatagaaaataatattatgtaatataGTGACATGTAAGGTACTCTAAACTGTTGTGCTGTCTGACCAATTGTTACTAGTATGTACCCAAATGGAAATAGTTTCCTTTATAaccacaaaattaaaaacaaaatagaaaacaactagagctaattgcgcatacacatatacgcgaccttagcaatagctaattaactaggcctatggctaattagcccagctagctatctagcatgcatggatgtattaaggcataaacagccagcagtagtataatatgctgattttactgagaggtctttgaGGTCCTTGagaaatgcactgtaatttgaaattgaccatagggacaatgggagcaaggttaatttgttagctcacctatagcatatgtgagttcaaaaggtccagcagtttggtgtaattcattgaaatatacatgtataactacaacagaagtttgtagtatcatataattagacaaagtaaaataaaaaacatgtttcaagtccgggtttttgtaaaaaaaggaggaagagggggctttttattttatattttcatggcaaaatcggtgtgaatacccataatttgagctgttttattatgcacaataatgcctggaaaaaggaggaggcctcttttatttttgttctgaggatataggccgtctcctctaattttcataaaaccttccaaagtgtttcttgtatattagcaaggctatagaaatatttctgcttcctagatatattttttgaaaagttataactgaataaatatataattgaagaaacctcaaaaaaggaagcgggagggtacatgaaacatgttgattttttatttggccttataattattaattatatttatacataattattttccatagttgtaaaatcattttgttaaccaaaattattcaatattcatgtaaatatttctgtgcaactttggtcatgcgctatgcGACTTTTTTActacataccggaagtaatatctgcatgacctttgacccaatgacctttgaccccaatggatgaatacaatgtgtaatgttatcatgctatattataatttgtggaatgacttagcatttttagtaacagaacagaaaatcacatcagccataatgaccttcgtatgacctttgacctcaaggctaatgcatgtgtcaagtgacatcatcttgctgtgtaattcgtgtaaggagtagcagttttagtaacgggaaataacattttcagccataatgacctttccataacctttgaccttgagtcggtcacgtgacatttgtgccaccagctattggtcctgatgaccaagtaacattgttgtaccatatatatttgcgacagcagcaacattttagggtatttggtcatataccggaagtgtcccttaatgaccttttgaccccaattctggacaataacttttagacactgggtatagctgatgcatgtacccaagtgccatcatcgtgctgtataatttgtggaagaagtagcatttttagtgaaatcacgtttttggccattgaccggaagtggatgacctttgacctgaagttgaccatgtttcatttgtcccccacccaatggtcctaatgaccaactatggtcaacatggctcaaagcatatggctacgtggctcattataagattgacagaaagaaagaaagaaagaaagaaagaaacaaagaacttgacagaaacagaccttagcaattttgcaaattgctaaggaacaaCATCAACACAGCTTGCCCTTCCAATCGACATTCCGAAAATCTCCAAAGTTAAACGCACAAAGATCAAATTGTAACAAGTGCTGCAGAAATAAACTTGTATTTCTATGACTATATATGCTAGAACGCATCCCTGGGATATATGCTTTGGgtgaaattaaataaaacaacacACCATGTTTGCCAAGCCTCGAATATTTATGAGATATTTGTATGCTTTAATTGTCCGTTTAGTTCAAGCAACTTGATACATAAAAAGCTTTTTGTCATTGTTTCTAGGATGTGACACTGGCTTAGGGCATGCTATGGCCAAATATTTTGACCGTCAAGGTTTTCGTGTCTTTGCTGGATGTCTCACATCAGAAGGTGAAGGAGCCCAAGAGCTACAATCAACCTGTTCTGAAAGTCTCAAGGTTCTTCAACTTGACGTCACCAAAGACGAAGAGGTCGAGAATGCCTTGCAAACTGTCAAAGAAGACCTGGGAGACGGAGGTAAGTCCTTTTGACGTAACCAAAGACGAAGAGGTCGAGAATGCCTTGCAAACTGTCAAAGAAGACCTGGGAGACGAAGGTAAGTCCTTTGGACGTTACCAAAGACGAAGAGGTCGAGAATGCCTTGCAAACTGTCAAAGAAGACATGTGAGACGAAGGTAAGTCATTTGGACGTTACCAAAGACGAAGAGGTCGAGAATGCCTTGCAAACTGTCAAAGAAGACCTGGGAGACGAAGGTAAGTCCTTTGGACGTTACCAAAGACGAAGAGGTCGAGAATGCCTTGCAAACTGTCAAAGAAGACCTGGGAGACGAAGGTAAGTCCTTTGGACGTTACCAAAGACGAAGAGGTCGAGAATGCCTTGCAAACTGTCAAAGAAGACCTGGTAAACGAAGGTAAGTCCTTTGGACGTTACCAAAGACGAAGAGGTCGAGAATGCCTTGCAAACTGTCAAAGAAGACCTGGGAGACGAAGGTAAGTTCTTTGGACGTTACCAAAGACGAAGAGGTCGAGAATGCCTTGCAAACTGTCAAAGAAGACCTGGGAGACGAAGGTAAGTCCTTTGGACGTTACCAAAGACGAAGAGGTCGAGAATGCCTTGCAAACTGTCAAAGAAGACCTGGGAGACGAAGGTAAGTCCTTTGGACGTAACCAAAGACGAAGAGGTCGAGAATGCCTTGCAAACTGTCAAAGAAGACCTGGGAGACGAAGGTAAGTCCTTTGGACGTAACCAAAGACGAAGAGGTCGAGAATGCCTTGCAAACTGTCAAAGAAGACCTGGGAGACGAAGGTAAGTCCTTTGGACGTTACCAAAGACGAAGAGGTCGAGAATGCCTTGCAAACTGTCAAAGAAGACCTGGGAGACGAAGGTAAGTCCTTTGGACGTTACCAAAGACGAAGAGGTCGAGAATGCCTGCAAACTGTCAAAGAAGACCTGGGAGACGAAGGTAAGTCCTTTGGACGTTACCAAAGACGAAGAGGTCGAGAATGCCTTGCAAACTGTCAAAGAAGACCTGGGAGACGAAGGTAAGTCCTTTGGACGTTACCAAAGACGAAGAGGTCGAGAATGCCTTGCAAACTGTCAAAGAAGACCTGGGAGACGAAGGTAAGTCCTTTGGACGTAACCAAAGACGAAGAGGTCGAGAATGCCTTGCAAACTGTCAAAGAAGACCTGGGAGACGAAGGTAAGTCCTTTGGACGTAACCAAAGACGAAGAGGTCGAGAATGCCTTGCAAACTGTCAAAGAAGACCTGGGAGACGGAGGTAAGTCCTTTGGACGTTACCAAAGACGAAGAGGTCGAGAATGCCTTGCAAACTGTCAAAGAAGACCTGGGAGACGGAGGTTAGCAATTCTTTGAAGATTAAAAGGAAGGAACGACTTTTACACAAAGTAATGTTCTGTGACACATGATGAAAAAACTATCTTCGAGTTATTGTAGTTATTATGGTTATTCAGTCATATTTTGGTATCTAGTACGGAATGATTTCATTCAGCAAAGTTCCAATAAGCGCTGCAGTAACAATTATCTTTAGATCATGAttagtttctttttctttcctttctttctttctttctttctttctttctttctttctttctttctttctttctttctttctttctttctttctttctttctttctttctttctttctttcgttatcTATTTCTTCATCTATTTCAACAGGTTTGTGGGGATTGGTCAACAACGCAGGTATACTTCAGTTCTCAGAGGTGGAGTTGACTCCCATTCGTGTATTTCAACAGCATTTTGACGTTAACTGTCTGGGTCAGGTTCGCATGGTGAAGGCGTTCTTACCATTAATAAAGCGGGCTAGAGGAAGGATTGTCAATTTTTGCAGTATAAATGGTACGTTGTAACCTCtaataaagtcccattcagtgacccCAGCGCAAGTTAAaacaaattgtttataaattgcttaaaagtggtacaggtaccaaaatctaaattttgaagaTTCTTACAAATATGCCTACCTTATTGATTCACAAATTAGTCAAAGTAGTCCCACTTTTGGAAGGATATGTTTACAAAGATTGTTCTTATTTATGCCGTTAAGGTTTCATTATTAACGCACGTATACATTATATTCTCTTTCAGCTCGCTTATATACGAGTATGTTTTCTGCATACAATATATCTAAAGCCGGAGTGGAGGTATTCTCAGATGTTTTAAGACTTGAAATGATCAAATGGGGTGTAAAAGTCTCAACAATTATTCCAGCCGGTTTCGATACAAGTACGTTTATACCAGGAAATTAAATTAGCATTTTGAGTTTTATGAAATAAAGACATCTAAGcccttttttttgctttcttcttGGCGGCACATGCCACAAAAAGGTACAGTCGAAAGAAATATTAACGTTTATGAAAATTTCACGCAGATCAGAGAAGTGGGTAAATTTCCTTCCAAAATTTGTCTTGCAAATGTGGATCGCTGGAGTTAATTTGTTCGTGTGCCTAGTCCGTCGCCAGACCCTCCTGATGCGTTGGCCAATATAAACTCCTAaacaaaatttttggaaagttttttcaagcatctatatctcagattatttgtgacatgttcatgttGTGTTGAatatcaatagatagctactttatttccctttacaatgacaccatatttgaaacaatcacctctTTCACGCCtgaatatatggtcgaatccaaccaaaagtgtccacgggccaaaaataaaagtccgaaataaagatgtctccacaattttttccttttgcccattgattgatgacatattggccttataggaaccaaaagtgccattactaatcttgaaaaataaatccaggacgtgtgatagtatatgtgatatcaaaacccaatgttgcctacgaataccactaggatgctttcactatcgtaatactaatcaacctaaaacaaatggaatattcccattaacgcttttttcgtgtaatgtagaccacagggtgtcaggaaaatgctaactcaaccagaaaatatttgtttttattttaataacgcgatcaatatgatattagtcaatttatgctagtttatttttgaaaatgaagtttaggtcagtttctgtattttatttatcaaatgagtatgaatcaatttacacattgtataagaacgagtatgatatatgttttcaagaatattaggaattatacgcatacacctaacgctttatacaatgaaaaggtgaagaaacccgggtattcgtaggtaacatgagcgatttaacaatatctatattgagtttataggtttaaattttgctattatggtaatgaattaataaaatggtagtctttagatctctttcagatggtgtgtccaaatgaataaatgctattaccttatatcaaaaaacttttgatgcttttagcaagattttgaccacttcattttgatatacaagtagttaatcagcaattttacataataaataattgttgaatgaatccgtatatgggtaataatagtgtcctggggtaccgcttaaagtttttgacaattaatttccattggtagggacacttcattacacatgtcatgtattatgctgtattcgtaagtaacatttcagtatttgtaggtaagaattagacttttggtggatatcgcaatcaaaacttcattttataaagcactttgaatgtattattttctttatgtgcgtttattgatactttagaccctatcatgtattaataatgtcggttcacagcggttgaaagaggattgaagtaagaaacaaaggcactaaagtgactttaatttgcttaattgcacacaaatcgcttaaaaccgttattgcagacttgtgaagtccatcttggagtcagttacgtcttgtggcctttcgtttgagggcaact includes the following:
- the LOC140154767 gene encoding 17-beta-hydroxysteroid dehydrogenase type 2-like; protein product: MATGVEPHVRAAAATILGLIFIPWLITDPHWRNVLLGFVGLYVLYVMTERDEMLLPGKKPIFITGCDSGFGHGMAKYFDRQGFRVFAGCLTSEGEGAKELQSTCSERLKVLQLDVTKDEQVEEAFQEVKKDLDGEGLWGLVNNAGILQFSEVELTPIRVFQQHFDVNCLGQVRMVKAFLPLIKRTKGRIVNVCSINARQYMSMFAPYDISKAGVEVFSDVLRLEMRKWGVKVSTIFPAAFDTNLTKFTSRQQNYMDEIKESLNESQRMFYNDHYFKTVMERSTKLQAPKDGDIFSVVSSDYSPIYHAVDDALLSRSPKARYLAGFGARFVMLLMTHFPNWFLDLFLTSTTLTYREKGLEPAASLKSLKSE
- the LOC140156057 gene encoding retinol dehydrogenase 7-like, giving the protein MSTEPHVRAAAATILGLIFIPWLITDPHWRNVLLGFVGLYVLYVMTERDEMLLPGKKAIFITGCDTGLGHAMAKYFDRQGFRVFAGCLTSEGEGAQELQSTCSESLKVLQLDVTKDEEVENALQTVKEDLGDGGLWGLVNNAGILQFSEVELTPIRVFQQHFDVNCLGQVRMVKAFLPLIKRARGRIVNFCSINARLYTSMFSAYNISKAGVEVFSDVLRLEMIKWGVKVSTIIPAGFDTNMVRFANRQHKFFEEIKDTLNKSQRLYYSDLYFKKVMERSSRLENAPADSSAKKYGASSDYSPIFLAVDDALLSQKPKARYHAGFGSRSTMAMMTHLPNWLLDTLLTMTTYTYREKDLEPSVNMTFE